A section of the Pochonia chlamydosporia 170 chromosome 2, whole genome shotgun sequence genome encodes:
- a CDS encoding tam domain methyltransferase (similar to Colletotrichum gloeosporioides Nara gc5 XP_007279603.1), with product MTDNSKSGGLSASHTSDAHVPIQVEAESDDAASDSYSNYSEAESETTSLRSSIFEYTYENGRRYHAYRAGQYLLPNDEMEQDRLDMTHHVFRLTLDGELCITKLDQPHEILDIGTGTGMWAIEMGDLYPSAEVIGTDLSPIQVEWVPPNVQFEIDDATLEWTFPLNHFDFIHARTLAGAIRDWPALIAQCFRHVKPGGKVEISEGRADFFCDDGSLTEDTATYRWLTEFRRLAAPLGFDIAPHLPNMLKDAGFADVAYTQKIVPLGTWPKDPALKELGRWFRLQFLDMALESYSLALFTRMGGWTNEEAQVLFAMVRNELKTNRIHVYTYTAFITGTKPTDG from the exons TCCGACGATGCAGCAAGTGATTCATATTCCAACTATTCAGAGGCGGAATCAGAAACTACGAGTTTGCGATCCTCAATCTTCGAATATACTTACGAAAATGGCCGGCGATATCACGCCTATCGAGCCGGGCAATATCTCCTCCCCAATGACGAGATGGAGCAAGACCGACTGGACATGACACACCACGTTTTCAGATTAACGCTGGACGGAGAGCTCTGTATAACAAAGCTTGACCAACCCCATGAAATTCTGGACATCGGGACAGGAACAGGCATGTGG GCGATAGAGATGGGGGATCTGTATCCGTCAGCAGAAGTTATAGGAACGGATCTGAGTCCCATTCAAGTGGAGTG GGTTCCCCCAAATGTCCAGTTCGAAATAGACGACGCCACTTTGGAGTGGACATTCCCTTTGAACCACTTCGACTTCATTCACGCAAGGACTCTCGCAGGCGCAATTAGAGATTGGCCGGCGCTCATCGCGCAATGCTTCAGACATGTCAAACCAGGTGGCAAGGTCGAAATATCGGAAGGGCGTGCCGACTTTTTCTGCGATGACGGCTCATTGACTGAAGATACGGCTACATACAGATGGCTCACGGAATTCAGGCGACTTGCCGCACCACTTGGCTTTGATATCGCACCACATTTACCAAATATGTTGAAAGATGCTGGTTTTGCCGACGTTGCGTATACCCAAAAGATCGTACCGCTCGGGACATGGCCCAAAGACCCTGCTTTGAAAGAACTTGGTCGTTGGTTCCGACTGCAATTTCTCGACATGGCCCTCGAGTCATATAGTCTTGCCTTGTTTACCCGCATGGGAGGATGGACAAATGAAGAAGCACAGGTTTTGTTTGCCATGGTCAGAAATGAGCTGAAAACCAACAGAATTCATGTTTACACATACAC GGCTTTTATCACTGGGACAAAGCCTACAGATGGATGA
- a CDS encoding vacuolar calcium ion transporter (similar to Verticillium dahliae VdLs.17 XP_009653989.1) — protein MDEAVSHNALENGQTTSGLYINEGDGDDDHPGGRSGVVDGLDLPSVSDFKSLPKSPLNWLGRVVSRMNNKLQSTTIGFRSRRTGYTEAPRQPPSEENLGASNHDTWYNATTDVVYGILVSSRVNLLLVFVPIGLACYFVEAGSLTIFILNGIAIIPLSAILTDATERIAAHSGDTLGALLNITLGNLVELILLVALAENHVRVVQASLLGSILVNLLLILGSALLAASAGGSIPLYNTTEAQLLACLLFVSVFTFIMPSAFDRAFDHAEETASIVLKMTRISSLLVLGIYVIYLIHEVRTNKGPFKDDYYRVTFNGERGQQDDLHSELGRTGNVTPFVLPPRTIRFADENAALSADNGVTRDANRFELGSLTSDADSDDDEGPDARRPRGLRRSFETDTTRSVPNSHLPLMHASRHGRSISWASSGRQISRESSMSRDQRIFARSGLTSLQLLRDNRHISDYELNGSHAPVGSIVEIVISVIMLALSSILMSMNAELLVTSIDDVTQQSGLSHTFIGLIILPIVGNISEYVTVVTVAIANKLDLAIAVAVGSSIQIALCLAPLIVIAGWVLQVEFSLTFNIFEMTVLVGTVLLVNLLILNSNSSTLKTSGLKGALMCACYGIIGLAAFFAPERV, from the exons ATGGACGAAGCGGTGTCTCATAATGCCCTCGAAAATGGCCAGACTACCAGTGGCTTGTATATTAACGAGGGTGACGGTGATGACGACCATCCGGGCGGACGGAGTGGTGTCGTTGACGGGCTGGATCTGCCATCTGTCTCTGACTTCAAATCCCTACCAAAATCCCCCTTAAATTGGCTCGGCAGAG TTGTCAGTCGTATGAACAATAAACTCCAATCAACTACCATCGGCTTCCGCTCGAGACGAACCGGATACACCGAAGCACCCCGTCAACCGCCCAGTGAAGAGAATTTAGGCGCATCAAACCATGACACCTGGTATAATGCAACGACTGATGTCGTGTATGGCATCTTGGTCTCATCACGGGTGAACCTCCTCTTGGTGTTTGTCCCCATAGGTTTGGCTTGTTACTTTGTGGAAGCAGGTTCATTGACCATATTTATCTTGAACGGAATCGCCATTATTCCACTTTCGGCAATACTGACAGATGCCACTGAGCGCATCGCTGCTCACTCAGGTGACACATTGGGGGCTTTGCTGAATATCACCCTTGGTAATCTAGTGGAGTTGATTCTCTT AGTTGCCCTGGCCGAAAATCACGTCCGTGTTGTTCAGGCTTCGCTTCTAGGAtccattctcgtcaatttGCTTCTAATTCTTGGATCGGCACTCCTAGCAGCAAGCGCTGGCGGATCAATTCCACTGTATAACACGACAGAAGCACAACTTTTAGCGTGCTTGCTGTTCGTTTCCGTATTTACCTTTATCATGCCT AGTGCCTTTGACAGAGCCTTTGATCATGCAGAGGAAACAGCAAGTATTGTCTTGAAGATGACTCGAATATCTTCGCTTCTCGTTCTTGGCATATACGTGATTTACCTCATCCACGAGGTCAGAACCAACAAGGGTCCATTCAAAGACGACTATTATCGCGTGACGTTCAATGGCGAAAGAGGCCAGCAGGATGACCTTCATTCCGAACTTGGTAGGACTGGGAATGTAACACCATTTGTGCTACCTCCTCGTACGATTCGATTTGCAGATGAGAATGCAGCCCTGTCGGCGGACAACGGCGTCACAAGAGACGCGAATAGGTTCGAACTCGGCTCACTCACCTCTGATGCCGATagtgacgacgacgaaggTCCTGACGCTCGTCGCCCTCGAGGACTACGACGCAGTTTCGAAACCGACACAACACGTTCTGTGCCAAACTCACATCTTCCACTGATGCACGCCAGCCGGCATGGTCGTTCCATCTCATGGGCTTCAAGCGGACGGCAAATCAGCCGCGAGTCATCAATGAGCAGAGATCAGCGAATTTTCGCAAGATCCGGCCTGACATCATTACAACTTCTGAGGGATAACCGACATATTAGCGACTACGAACTCAATGGGTCGCATGCCCCTGTAGGGTCGATTGTCGAAATTGTAATATCAGTGATCATGCTAGCCCTTTCGTCGATCCTGATGTCGATGAATGCCGAACTTCTTGTCACTTCTATCGACGATGTAACGCAGCAGAGCGGGTTGTCACATACATTCATTGGTCTCATTATTCTGCCTATTGTGGGCAACATCTCAGAGTACGTCACAGTGGTGACTGTTGCGATTGCGAATAAGCTGGACCTCGCaattgctgttgctgttggctcgTCCATTCAAATCGCCCTCTGCTTGGCACCGCTGATTGTGATCGCTGGCTGGGTATTACAAGTCGAGTTTTCCTTGACTTTTAATATCTTCGAGATGACCGTTTTGGTTGGCacggtgctgttggtgaatCTGTTGATATTGAATAGTAACAGTAGCACATTGAAGACTAGTGGCTTGAAGGGTGCTTTGATGTGTGCTTGCTATGGTATCATAGG ACTTGCGGCGTTTTTCGCTCCAGAAAGAGTTTAA